The DNA window GTTTAACTACCACAAACTCCATACAACTAACCTGAAGGCCATGCTGTTCGGCATGATACTTGTTGTCACCTTCCAGACGCTCCACCTCAACGTACTTATCAAATGAAGCATAGACATCCTGACAACCTTTGACATCAAGCTGGAGATCTGCAATGGAATATACAACTAGGTTAAACAACAGTCAAGTCTAAACTTTGCCACTCATGTAAATAACATCGCCACTTGCCATAGAAGGATTCTTTTCTTGTTGATTTGAAATCCACATTGATACACTCGATGTAATTCATGTGGTGCCCTTCAAACAATTGTTGTATTGTGCCCTCCACAACAGTTCCCTTGAATCAACATTTTACAAGCATAATTCAGTCAGAGCTACAACAGTTCAGTAGACAACACCGAAGGATATAAAAGGAAAGACCTTACAGACGTCAAACCTTCATCTTATCTTCCAACTTCTCAGAAAGAACTCTATTTAACTCTTGAACATCATGCTGCATAAATGAATCATGCATGTCCCACCCGAATGATTTTGTGAGCTCCTTCGTAGAGACACTGCTGTCGTTATACTGCAACTTATAGAACAGTGACTGCAGAGCTAACGGAATGCTTCCCGAGGGCATATCATTTTCAGTTGTGGGCATGTGATAAACAGCCTGATAAAAATATATCTAGTTAGCTCTATCCGAACAGGTTGACCAGAAGAGCAACCATATGCGAATTTCTCACTTGTACCTTTCTGAAATACGGGATGTGGTACAGCGTCTGTAGAAGAGAATTCATGTAGCAAGTAGCACCTTGATTTTTGAGACCAACATAACCAGTTTCCTTTTTAGAGTCATAACTCCAATAATCAACAACTTTACACACAGCAACCTCAGCTTCCACTATACAAGTATCATTTACAAGATAACCTCTACTGGGGTTGTAGAGTTCACCCAACGGCATAAATGAAGTGAAACCCCAATCACTTTCTCGAGCAGAGAACTGATGTTGTGTTTCTGCAGGGATCAAAAGTTAGTTAACTAAGTTTGTTGCTTAAGTTTGTTACTGAAGCCTCAAAGTGTAGAATGCGATCACCATCTTGAGAAATACTAGGGAAAAAAGTGAAGGCACGATTAAAGGATGTACCTTTTCTTATTGTAAACTTGTTGTGGATTTGATTAACCACAGAGAGGCTGAACTGTGCATATCTAGTCCATCCATAGGGCAAGACTCCAGAATCGGCCACATCCAAATACATAGACAAGAATTCAACATTATTTCCTCGTGGGAAAATCAAAATTCGCCTGCAAAACAGAAAGGATGCCATCAATTATACAAAAAATAGAACATactaattcagaggaaactggCAAGCAGTCTGCAATTACCACTTGTAGCCTCCGACAACAAAAACTTCGGAGTAGAGCTTCTTTGTGCTAACTCTTGATAGATTCTCAATGGTCCAAGTAAATCTCGAGATTGGTGGATCCTCTATCTGTTGGTTTTCCACAGTAGCAGCTGGCTCAGCAGGCACAACTGGCATCATGAAAAAAGAAAACATAAGTAGCTGATAAACTCAAATGCTAGATCGGATAACAAAACCAGCAAATAAAAAGAACAAAGTGGTCCTAAGTTGATGGTGAATAAAAGCCAAAATCGTTTTTCACAAAGAACAAGTAGAAAGCAGCCAAAACAGTTTCAAAACTGCAATAGTAATGGAAAATACAGCCCCCAATAATTAGAGAAAAAATCATATTATTGTGATTTTGCCCACAAAAATGCAACTATACCCGATCCTGCATTACTGTAtagccaaaaaaaaaacttaaaCCAGCATAAAAGTATCAGATATGCAAGCACGTGCACACCGGCACAGTTTTAACAAAACTTAACTCCTCAGGAATAGTAATTAGTAGTACCCGCAAATACGATACATAAGCTATGAATGAATATATACACACTAAAAAGAACAGATTGCAGAAAACATTAAGATTAAAAATTCAACAGCAATACCAAATTATAGAACAAGCCAAAAGTCAATCATGATGCATAATGAATATTATATACAGCAATAACTCTGGCCACAGCACTAATAGCAGGAGCACCATTCGGCACAAGagataaaaaaaaatcatgGTATAGAGCAGCAGTAACACCAAGAGCTGAGAAGAAGATAAAATGATCATAGCAAATAAGAGACATCAAAATGCAGCTCATCTAGACAGTTGGTCTGAGTATCTACACACTACAGGTCACAGAACATCCACTAACTAGCTGTCAACCCATATAGCACATAATGACGTGAAGTATTCGCGAGAAAGGATCAATCTAACCTTCCATTGGCTGCGTTCCGTTGGGCAGCTCCTGGTGCGGCACGAgcacctcctcttcctcctgttgttgctgctgcgaGGGGAAAAAACACGAGAGAGGCGCATCTCAGATCCATTGCTCCATCCCTCAGGGAAGCCATCAAAACCCCAAACCCTAGAATTCCGTACGCGGGCGGGGAGGGCGCGCCCAGCCCTACACGCCACGCCAGAACCCCGGCCCCGAGACCAACCCAGGGACCTAGGGCGAGGGCGCGCGCCCCGCCCGACGGCCGCGACGCGCGCGGCCTGATGCGGCCGGCGGGGCCCCGCGCGAGAGGAGGTGACGAAGGAACGGGGAGCGGGGGCGTATCTGGCCCCCCTCGCGCACGCTTACCTCAgctggcggcgggggcggcggcgaggtcgtcaTGGCCGGAGGGACGCGCGCGGCGCGGACCGGTGGGCGGGGAGGGATGGGACGGGAGGAGGcgcggggtcgccggcggcgatgtGGGGGCCCACCCGGAAGTGGGTTACGGGGGGCGGTGGGGGAGGTGGAGATCGCAAGGGGCTGGggaggtggaggagagagaaagggagaggggaggagagagagaggttttGGACCCGTGGAAAGTTCCAGGCCTTGAGCGGAGGCTTGCGGGGCAAGGACGGTGCGCGGGTGGACGGCTGAGATCGAGGGCTGTGGAGGGATGGACGGTCGAGATATTATGGGCTCGACGCGGCGGGGGGGCTAGTAGAGCGAGGAGAGCGAGAGAGGGACCCCGCTCCGACAGGTCGTAGCTTTCGCTTCGCTTCACCTAGGCCGCCGGGGGATTCCGTTTCATACTCCAGCAGGGATACGGATAGACGATGCGCGATGTGCCGATGTGTGAGGTAATCGTGGTCGTGGCGGGTGGGTTGCTACGCGTGTTTGCCGAAACGAACTTTCATCGGGATCCTCTTTAAAATGGGTTTTCAATTTCGAGTTATTATCATCTAATGATTCAATATGTAAGTTAGATGGAATTATCATCTAACCATTCCAGATCATCAATAAAATTGAAAGATGTAACTGTATTATATTACTAGCAAATATGCACATACGTTGCAACATAAATCACGACACACCTCCACCCTAATAAGTGATAACTTGATTTTTTCTCTATAATTGTGAGAGTAAAGTCCATTTGACCCTCTTAACTTTAACTTGTGATCAAGTTTGAAAAAACTCCCTAAACTCTAAAACCATATAACTATACCCTCTAACTCTAAATACCGGACAAATTATCCTCAAATTAATTCAAAGCGGTTTATGAAGTAGTTCTGGCAGGTGTGGTTTTCCTTTTCACTTACACGTGGTCCCCAGCTGTCATCAACCACTTCttgccttctctctctctctccattcTCCACCATCTCAAGATGATGTTTCTAGCATATGATTCACTCTGCTTCGTATCACAACTTATAGCAGTTTGATCATTAAAACTCACATGAGCAGTTTGATTCGATAGTTGGAAAATAATAATAGATCAACATGTCAAATTATAATCTAGCGAAGGAAGTAGATCAATGCCACTATCCTGTGTACTCTCACTCAAACGTTTGTTGACAGAATCAGCTTATTGAGCTCATGCTCATCCTCAAGGAGATGACAACACGTAAGAGAATGGTTGAGGAGAACCTGAAATTGATCCTTGCGGTCTGGAGATTGAACTAAACCAAGCAATTTGAGGCGAGGTGATCTAGCTTGAAGAGGTAGGAATTCACGATACAAGCAGGACACCATTACACAGCTGCAAACGGCGTTGGTGCTTCCCTTAGTTGTGTTCGTGTTTTCAACGGGGATCAACAACCTCGACGATCGGCAGGCTGCGAGGCAAGGATGTCGTGAATGATCTAAGCCAGGATGGTGAGAGGTTTTATTTTCTAATTAGAAGCAACGATGCCGAGGAAAATAAGGAACACGCCGTAGGTTATGACGGATGGACGTGCAGGCCTAGCTGCCGCGACACCAAGCAGGTGCCAGTGGATTTTAGAGACAAGGGAGTCGAGAAGATATCCGTTTTGTTCTTTTCTTTTTAGGCGCACAAAAAGAGATCGTGTTTTTTCTGATTCTAGTCCTGACTAATTTTACATGGTTTTGGACTTTCGGTTCTTCAACACTAGGTCCACCTGTGAATTATACACATGATGGACCAAAAGTCAACGTACCGTAAAAACGGTCCGCTTTTTTAGAAATAGATAAAGATAAAGATAAAGATAAAAATTTACAGTATAGTTGATGCTAGTTGCTAGTATCGTGATTCCATGACCAGCGGTATGGAAGAAAGTTCTACCAGTTTAAAGCCGATGTGTGAGCAATGAGTATCTTCAAAGTATATCTACAAATTGTCAAAAGGTGTGTTTAAGTGCCTCCACATATCATGATGTATGAGCAATGTATATGAAATATAGTAGAACCAATGAGCTCGTGACACTTTTTTTTCTAAACACGGTATAGATGATGGACGCATGTGCTCATATAGGTACGTTCACTCGTCCCTTTGGACGCCCACCCGCCCACCCAACTCCTAAGAGAGAGCACCTTTCAGAGATTGTGCCCCATGAGCTGAACTTATTTGGTTTTCTAAATATCTTGTTGTAGTCGGATGTAAGTATAATATGCTTGTTAGATTGAATTGAATTTTACATAATCTACTCCTTTAATTCTAAATTGTAGGTAAATAATATATCTAGATACAAAGAAAAAATATACATCTAAATTTAACAAAATGACCTATAATTTGGATTTGGAACAGAGAGAGTATATAGAAAATTTATATAATTTCTTGAGGTAGGGCTAACCAACTCTAAAAGTTCTTCCTATAAAAAAACTCTAAAGTTTTTGGAGCTAGAGTTGTGCCAACGGACCCTAAGACTCGCTTCTATTCAATGTCGTATTTTTTTTTCAGAAAAAATGGTCGTTGGATTTGAGTGGTTTTGATCACGTGGTGAGGTTAAAGTTGCTAGAATAGTGGACAGTTTTTCTGTCACCCTTCTCACTAAATTCTCTCCTTTTATCTATCTGCTTGCTAGCGTCGCACGTGCTCACCTAGAACACTGGTAGCCAGACCTGCCGCATCCTGCGCAACACATCGATTGGATGTGTCCGGGAGGGATTGAGGGTGGAAAGTAGTTCATTTCCCCTCTAGTTTGTATATATATGGAAGAGACACTCGTTTTAAAGCCATGGAACAGAAAACATCTTGATATTGCCTATGCTAGTTTGCATTCCTTGTTCCTAGGTAAATTCAGAAGCACCTACCCAATTAAGAGCTGCTGGAGAAACACAGAAATATAATTTCTCaaaggaaagggaaaaaaaCAAACATTTCGCCCGGCAGGAAACCTCAGCTCCCTCAAGATTATAACCAATATCAAATCCATATAAGTGAGAATCTATGTCACTTGTGTTGATCCATCATATATAGAGCACAGCTGGTCAAAGTGAACACTTGTCTGTGTCGATGATTTCTTGCTCAGCTTCTGCTGAAGGTGCTGCAAACAGCAATTCTGGGAACATGAGTAGGTCAAATAAATCTGATTGCAACACAATGGTAAGGACAAAAGGATGGTTCAAAGGGTAATTCACAAACTATAACTATTAGGAGTCTATGATATGTTCAGTACCTCTGCTTCTCCTATGAGGCCTTTTCGAGCAATGCCAGCAGTGATAATCTCTTCAAGAACACTTCCATGCTCTAGCAGCGAATCAAGAAGAATACCAGATACACAGCCAAAATCGACCTGAAAAATAAACATCTGGTTATGAAAAACAATACATTTTGCTAATGGGTAACTAGGGATCAGTCGAAATTTACTAGCGTGGTGGCAAGCAGCTCATTGATGTGTCAGGCACCCAGACTAAAAAATCAAATCTTTGTAGAACAAGGTTCATAATCTTTTAACGGCTCAGTTACATTCAAAACCTTTACAGTTAACTCAAAGAAACAGCTCTATGCAAGGATGTTTAGATCATGTACATGATACTCAACTTATTGCAATTAGAAGATCAATGTGTTAACATGGGCAGCTCAACTCTAGATATCATGGAAAGGTAATGGGAGAACTAACTACCGGCAGGTGGGATCAAAATCCTAGGAGGCATGTTTGGTTAACTGAGAGCTGATTTATGTATTATTCAAGTTGATTTTTAACAGCACCTGCCCTATCTCAGAATCATCGTTGCTTTCCAGCAAATATTCCCTTGCTTATCCTTCATCACTAGGTGGCAGTATAATTTATGCAAGGATGACATGCGGTCTGTGGATGGTCAAACACTCAGACCCTCAATATGTGTAAAAGTCGCACTGCTTTCAAGATGTTCCTTTGATGTATCCATAGAAATGACCCAACTTCATCACACATTTTTGAACCGTTGTCTTGAGTATTACCATAAAAGATAAAGCACATTGCGAACCTTTGCCAAATGGGGGGTATTGTTAAATCTTAAATCATCAATTCACTTACAAAAACACAGCTTCTTGATATTTGTGTTCAGCTGCTTGAAATTATTATTGAACCAGATCATGCCTCTCGATGAAGAATTCTGAACAGCATAAGCTTGCTTGCTTAAACTGTCAGCTGTAAGCTACTACAATAAAACTTCTTGCTCCACTAAGTATATTTTTACCACATATTAGATCATATCTAGCTTCTCCTTGTGATCCTAACATTAGCCACTTGCTGATTTCCCCCATTTCTTCAGAGGCTGCAGCTGGTCCTAACATCAGTTATAGTCCAGAACAGATTGAATGATTAATCACCAATAATCATGGCAAGAACACTTCCCATCTTTCATATGATGAAACCTACTACCATCCCTCACAATAATTTCCCTGCTAAAAACCTTTGTCACCATCTTGCTGAATTCATGACAATCACCACACACACTAAGGTTCTTGACAATACGGATTGGGCTGCCAGCTTCAACAACAATGAACCCGTAAGCAATTGCGAGTCGCTCGCTGTGCACCTTAATGGCATGAACCTTCTCTTCATGCCCGATGTCATGCAATACTGATGACACGTCTGGTACATACCCTGCCTCAGCCAACCTTCTGTCAATCATGCCAAGCATGTTATATATCTGTACAGAATCCTTGTGATCCATGTCCCCAACTAGAAACCTGTGCACGATTCCATGTGCCTCCATCATGCTCCAGCCAGCTGACTTGTTGGTGCCACGATTAGACATTAATTTCCTAACCTTCCTGACTTCATCCCATTTCTTTGCTGTCGCATATATACTTGCAAGGAGGACATAGTGTCCATCATGAGCAGGCTCCAGTTCAATTAGCTTATTACCGACAGTTATGCCCAAATCCACAAGGCCATGTCTCTTGCAGCCTGATAGTATTGTGCCCCAGAGAACTGGGTCAGGTGCAATGCGCATCCCTTCGATCAATTCAACGGCTTCCTGAACAAGACCAGCGCGGCTCAGAAGATCAACCATGCATCCATAATGCTCCATCTCTGACTCAATACCGTATTTCTGTGACATCAGCCTGAAATACCGCCGTCCTTTATCAACAAGCCCAGTGCGGCTGCAGGCATTCAGCACCCCCACAAATGTGATGCTTGTCGGGCAAAACCCCTCAGTGACAAACTTCTCAAAGAGCTCAACTGCGTCATGCCCCAGTCCATGAGCAGCAAGTCCGCAGATCATGGAGTTCCAAGCAAACACATCCCTCTTCGGCATGGCATCGAAAACTTCCCTTGCTGCTGCTATGCTTCCGCACTTGGAATACATATCCACCAGTGCAGCGCCAACATTCACGCTCACTGGCATTCCTGCTCTCTTGACCATCTCATGCACAAACCTCCCTTGC is part of the Panicum hallii strain FIL2 chromosome 2, PHallii_v3.1, whole genome shotgun sequence genome and encodes:
- the LOC112880066 gene encoding pentatricopeptide repeat-containing protein At3g62890-like is translated as MQLETPPPPAARRAPTFQANPAADARQLLGALLPPRPALRHVLQAHARLAVLGLATARALPQLLAALPRLPPGGSDASYSYPLSLFRGSSSTSAFASNHLLRVLPHPLPLSLFPRLPRRNPHSFTFLLASLSNYLDAGHTVGASASHFLGSHVHALAMKAGAADDLYVRNALIHFYGVCGDVAAMRRVFDELPLVRDVVTWNAVLAGYVRAGMVGYAREVFDAMPVRDEVSWSTVVGGYVKEGDLEVALGIFRNMVVHGVKANEAAIVTALSAAAQLGLLEQGRFVHEMVKRAGMPVSVNVGAALVDMYSKCGSIAAAREVFDAMPKRDVFAWNSMICGLAAHGLGHDAVELFEKFVTEGFCPTSITFVGVLNACSRTGLVDKGRRYFRLMSQKYGIESEMEHYGCMVDLLSRAGLVQEAVELIEGMRIAPDPVLWGTILSGCKRHGLVDLGITVGNKLIELEPAHDGHYVLLASIYATAKKWDEVRKVRKLMSNRGTNKSAGWSMMEAHGIVHRFLVGDMDHKDSVQIYNMLGMIDRRLAEAGYVPDVSSVLHDIGHEEKVHAIKVHSERLAIAYGFIVVEAGSPIRIVKNLSVCGDCHEFSKMVTKVFSREIIVRDGSRFHHMKDGKCSCHDYW